DNA from Candidatus Scalindua japonica:
AATTTCCAAGAGTCTGTCCAAAATCTTCATCCTTTAGATCAAGATGAAAGTATTTCTTTGCCGGGTCAGTAAACCCTGCTCCACCTATGGTGGAATTAATTAGAAAGCGTGAAAATTCTGTACCGGCACCCTTAAATTTCCCCTGAAAGATGCAGTTGAAAAAACGCCCTGGCATTCTGACATTTGTAAAAAAATTCCTGACACCTAATCGAGCGACTTCAGGTATGACTGTCTTGTAACCTTTTGATAAAGGCCTGAAAAAGTAATAGTATAATTTATCATTAAAAGTGAACATTGCCCTGTTATAAGTTTGAAATGAATCTTTAACTTTAACAAAAGTTGTTGCTTCCATTGATATGTCTACATAATCTATATCCCCATCGATATCACTAGTATTTGTAGCGTCACTACTCTTATCGGCTGCAACAGCATTAACACCACTACTCTTGTTTACAGCAGGTTGTGCCCTTGATGCAGTAACATCTTCTGCGAACAGTGAAATATTAAACGTGTACATTGTTAAAACAAAAAAACACATCAATAAAACCAATTTCCTCATCTGTAAACTCCTGTATTTATAGCGATCATTAAAAAAAATAATGTATTAAGAATATATTGTAAAATTTGCAAATATTTAATTCTATTATAATTACTACAACTTTAGTTCTCAAATTCTAGCAAAATACTTTCAAATTGGCTACGATAATTTTTGCCAGAATTACTCAAAGTATTTCTATACTATAGCAATAATAATACCAATATTTTACTTTCGCGTACAAAAGTGCACTGCAACACATAACACATTGTAATATAAGCTGTTACACCATAAAGAAAATCATATAGAAACAATGGCCTTGAATACTTGTTGCGAAAAAAGCGTAAAAACTGCGGCCCTACACACAACTATTTACCACCTAAAGCGAAATAAATGCATGTATCGAAAAAAAAGAGTAGCCAAGCTTTACGGCACATATCTATTTTCCAAAAGGCTTAAATGCTATTATCAATCGTGGCAGTAATGTCAATGCAGTGATTAGCGCAATAAACATGGCAAGACTGGTAAGAAGCCCAAAAAGAATCGTCGGAATAAAATATGATAAAACAAGGATAGAAAAACCGGCAATAATTGTGAGGGATGTATAGTACATCGCATTTCCTATACTTCCGTGACAACGATGCATTGAATTCATATAATCTCTGTCAACTTGATACTCTTCCTTGAACCTGTGAATGTAATGAATAGTATCATCAACTGCAATACCAATACTTATTGCTGCGATAGTGATCGTTATAAAGTCAAGCGGTAATCCAGCCAGTCCCATCACACCAAGAACCGCTATGGCAGAAATTATATTAGGTATAATTGCAATCAGCGCTATCTTTATTGAGCGAAATAATAATGTAAACATCACCATTAAAGCAAGCACAACAAACCCAATCGTTAATATCTGAGAACTGAAAAGGCTTTGAAGCATGTTATTATAGAGGACCATCATACCTGCCAGGTGATACTGACGCTTCTGTAAACCAAGTTTATTCTCCATATCAGACGTAATCTTTTTGAGCAGATTGTCCCTTTTTAAACCCTTCAAGGAATCTTTTATCCGCACAGTCAAACGAGCCTGGTTATCAGGAATGGATATATAAGGGGTAAGAGCCATATCTTTAAAATTGTCAGGTAATTGAGTATAAAGTAGTGCAAGCTGGAAATCGTCAAGAGGTTCTCCTTTAGTAAATTGCTCCGCAACCTTTAACATTGTCCCCAAAGATAAAACTTTTCCAATCTCAGGTAAACTATCAAGATAATCATGGACTTTCATAATTTTAGCCATTTTATCAGACGTGAACCAGTATTTGTCTGAATTATCCTCCTCATATAACTCATCAAATTCATCAAATTCACCAAATCCGTCATTCCCTTCAAACTCATCAAGCTCGTCAACTTCACCAGGTTCTTTGCCTGGTTCAGCAATTACATCGCTATTTGCAAAAGAAATATCGTTTGCGTTCTGGTCTGTTTGCTGGTCAGTTTCATTAAAATTCACAAGAATATCCAGGGGAGTCGTCCCACCAAGGTTCTGATCAATAACCTTTAAACCCTGATAAATCTCAGTTGACTCTCGAAAATAATCGATAAAACTATTTTCTACCGTCAGTCTTGAAACACCGGCAACTATCATCACTACCAGCAAACCGGTTACAATAAATACCGTTTTTGCATAATTCTGGGTTACGTTTGCCAGGAAACGAGTAAACCCACCACAAAACTGTCTGTCCTCTCTTGTTTTACCTTTAGGAAGTAAACAGAGGATAGCAGGAAAGAGAAAAAAAGTAACTACAAGAGATACTACAAGCCCGACACTCATCATAAGGCCGAAGTTAATAACGGGTAAAATATCACAAATCAGTAGAGAACCAAAACCGGCAACTGTCGTTAACGTTGTATACAGGCAGGGAATAAATTTCGAAAAGACAGTCTCCTTAACTAATTCCATTTGAGACCACTCCGGATTGTCTACCTGCAATTCTCTAAACCTGACAATCAGGTGAATAGTCAATGCCATGGTAATAATAAGCTGCAGAGAGATAAAGTTTGATGATATGACTGTCACCTCCCAACCAAAAATACCGAGAATCCCAATCATTGCAAGTACGGAGAGAGTACAACAGAGTACTGGTAAGACTATCCAGCAGATTTTTCTGAAAATAATTCCAAGAGCTACAATCAAAAAGATGATAATGCCGATTCCGAATACTTCAAGGTCATTTTTGACGAATGTGATCAGATCATCAGTAATCATTGAAATTCCGCCAAGAAACAACTCAGCATCCTCTCTATAACCATCCATTATTCTACGAACCGAGGCAATATCACTGTGCCTCTCTTTATCCATGCGGATTTTACACGCTCTATATTCACGATTAAGCGCCTCAAGTTCAGAATGCTCTGCCGGAGTGATTGTATTGGTGGCCAGTTTCTGCCGCAGGCCACCTCTCCTGGAGAGAATCCTGTCATACTCATCATCCTCAGCAAAATGGACCATCAGAGCAGTCATCTTCATATCAGTACTAACTAAAAGTTCCTGATAAATCGGACTATTAGCTATCTCTTCCCGTGCAAGCTGTAAATCAACGTTCGGACTTTCCAGACTCTTAATATTTGATATCAACTCCTTGATGGGAACAGGAGGATTTCTTAAAAGTGGTACGTCAAGGAGAGTAAGAACAGAAGATACACGCTTAATCTCTTTTAATTTATCTCGTAATGACGCAAGTTTAGCAAGGGTCTCAGGAGCAAAAATCCCTCCATCTGGCTTATATGTTATAAACATATAACTGTGTGAACCGTATGTTTTGCTTATTTTACGGTAATATTTGAAATCTTTGTCATTCTCCAGTATCAAAGAATCTGCTGAGGCATCTATCCTGAAGTGCCTCGCGTTATATCCGAGATATGAAAACACACCAACCAACACAATAATGACAATAATTGGTTTAGTCAAAATGTACCTGGTGTAGAAGTTAAGAAGAGATGATCGCATAACAGTTAAGTAGCTAAAGTAAGGTGAGAAACTATAAACGAGGATTGCTGTTACAACTCTTTATTTTCTTTTTTTTATTTTTCTCTCTCATTTTTGCCAGTAAATCTTCAACATCACCGCTATTGAGAATGTGGGTATACTGAGACCGGTATGTATGAACCAGACTGACACCTTCAATGGTAATATCGTAAACCTTCCACCCTTCTTTAGTATTGGACATTTTGTATAACATCGAATACTTCTTACCCTTTGACAGCAGGGTTGTTGGTATCTGGATCTTCTTTTTTTTCACCATAGTCGCAGGCTCAAAGACTACCTCTTCGTCGCTGAAAAGATCTAACTTGTCAACATAAAAACCCTGAAACAGTTCAGTGAACAGGTTTATAAACTCACCCTTCTGCTTGTCATTAAATGCAGACCAATGTGCTTTACCTATAGATAATTTTGCCATCAATGGAAAACTAAAGACTGTGTTGGTAATCTTAATGACTTTGGTTTTTTTCTGGTCCATTGTCATCTCTTTATCTAACATTATCGCAAACACTTTATCAACAGACGACTTTAATGTTTTTTCCGCATCAGTTTCAACTTCCGCAACTACAACTTTAGATAACAAGAGAAATAACAACATAAAACAAGAGATCATTTTCATAGTTTACACCTTTACCTTTAATTAGTTTTCACATTAGTTTCACGTATACGGTATATATCCTTATATCGCATGATTGTTCTTGAATACTACTGATTAAATTCTCAACCATCTTAACACATTCAAACGAGAAAAAGATACTCACAATTCTGTTTTTTATAATACATTTTAAACAATCCAATTAAATCATCAATAACTATTGTTGTCAAGAAAGGAAAAAAAGGATATCCAGACAAGCATTTAAAAATCATATAAAAAACAATAATGCTGCCCGTAAAACGTCAAAATCAGTAGAGAGAAAAACCTGATTCTTAACGCCACCATATTTTTGACCGCAGATATTCGATCCATTTGAGTATTTCATGCTCAACATTTACTGCGTCATTTATCATTTTATTAATGTCACTATCAGGAAATGTTGATTTTGTTCTTACTATTTCAAGCGAATAGATGCAAATCCTGACATTCTTTAATGAACGTTTGCAATTTGCTATATTTCCACATAGCGTATCTCTTTCGTATCCCATACCATGCCCTCCTGCTATTTTTGCAGGGACCATAGAAGACGCGGAAATGGCCTCTAAAACATCCTCATCAATATCAATTTCTTTACGGTTAGTAAAATACTTGCTTAGTTTAACATAAAGATCATAACTCTTTTTATAAGCAAAAATACTTTTTATGTTTTCAACATCTTCTTCTGTTGTTTCCTCATATTCTACAGCATTATCAAAAATTTGATTTATCTCATAAACAATGCATTCATCTATATCCTCACAATTTTCACATGATTCATCTTTATGGCCGCAATCTTCGTACTTATGGCCCCACCCCATCTCTTTCGCTATAAGGTTGTCACAATCAGGATCGTTATGTAACGTCTCAAACAACTCAAAGTATTTTGCGGTGCGAACATCAGCCTTCTGCAAGAACCTCTCCCAGTCTGCTTCATCCCAATCCTTGTTTTCGTAAAATTCTTCTTCTTTCATATGGAAGTATTTCCAAATTGTTATAATACTACTAAACAAAATATGGTGCCAGTTTCCCAAATAGGCCTTTAATAAATAAGCCAGTCTGGAAAATTGACACTACTGTTTAGATCAGGGAGTGAGCTTCCCATTTCTGCTTATAATGTTGTAGTAACAATCTCTCTGCATCGCCTCAAAACCCAGATCTTCTATTAATGAAATCATTTCCTCTTTACTCATACGATAATCCACCCCGGCAGCCCTTACCACATTCTCTTCAATCATTGTACTTCCCAAATCATTTGCCCCAAACTTCAATGCAAGTTGAGCAATCTTTGATCCTTGTGTTACCCATGACGCCTGAATATTTGGAATATTGTCCAGAAACAGACGGGAAACAGCAACTGTTCTGAGGTAATCAAATCCACCAATTTTAAAGCCTGTCATCTTCTCAGCAGATAAGAACAAGGCTGTATTCATTGGCTGGAATGTCCAAGGGATAAATGCCGTAAAGCCTCCGGTATCATCCTGTAATTGTCTGATCTTTTCAAGATGTACAATTCTCTCCTCCAGAGTTTCAATATGTCCGAACATCATTGTTGCCGTACTTTTTATTCCTGACAGGTGAGCTTCTCTCATTACACGCAACCATTCATCGGCAGAACACTTATACGGGCTTAATATACCTCTGCATCTGTCAGTAAGTATTTCAGCTCCACCACCGGGAATAGTATCAAGTCCCGCGTTCTTTAATAAGGCCAGGATTTCTTTTGAAGACAGATCATTCAGCTCCGAAAGATGCATTATTTCCGGAGGGGAAAAAGAGTGAATGTGAATATCAAACTTCTCTTTAATTGACGTTAAAAGATCGATATAAAATTCTATCTTCAAATCCGGATGCAAACCTCCCTGCATTAATATTTGTGTACCGCCAAACGAAATCGTCTCTTCAATTTTCTTAAAGATTTCATCTTTAGACAGTACGTAACCATCACTGTGATCATTATCTCTGTAAAAAGCACAAAACGTACAACCGGAAGTACAGACGTTCGTATAATTTATGTTACGGTCTACTACATATGTCCTGTATTGCTCGGGGTGGAGTTTCTGGCACAATCTGTCTGCTGCTGTTCCCAAACCTATCAAATCGTGTGAACCTATGAGGTTTACTCCGTCTTCGAAAGACAATCTTTTTTGAGAACAGATATTTTCAATCACCCTATTGATTGTAGAATTCAATCTTTACCCCATCCTTAACTTCTCCCATTTCGAGGGCGTAATTATAAAATGACTTAAGGCCACGAATTTCCTGCTCATCCAGATTATATTTAATCGACTCCTTGAGATACCAGAGACAACGCTCTTTTTTCATTCCCAGCCTGGCCGCTTCAACATCTGCGATTTCGTCTAAAGACTTAATTCCACACTCTTTTGCATCAATAATAAGTTTGCTGAGTCCTTGTAATCCGGATCCGGATTTTGCTACCCATACTGCGTAAACAAAAGGTAGCCCCGTTAACTCCTTCCACTCCTGTCCCAAATCCAAGACAATAAAACCCTCTTCCCGTACATTCATAGCATCGTCTCCAATGACAAGAAAGGCATCCGCGTATTCATTATAAATTTTCTGTTTGTCTTCCAGTACAATGTATTCCGGCTTCAAAGAGTACTTCTTGCCGAGAATAACTTTTGTAAGAACACACGATGTCATAGAATCTCTGTCCAGAGCAACAGTTCTGATTTTTTCAATTGAAGGCACTTTAATAAATAACTTCACACTTTCTACCAAACCATTTGAAGCGATGGCACTTCCCGGAATGATTTCATAACCGGTACTTCTAAAATATCCCACAGATGGCATTGAGATCAGGTCCAATTCATCATTTACAAGCATTTCCGGTAAAACCGACGGAACACCATACACGATATCTATCTGGTCTGCTTTTTTTAGAAAACCATATATAAATGGTTTCGCATTCATATATGGGACAACACCAATCTTCAATTTGTCCATTTTATTGAGTTTCTGTAATCCAAGTTAAAACCAAGTATTATATCTGTAAAGAGATAAGGAAGCAATGAGAAAGAGCAAATATTTATGGATTACAATAATTACAGGGCAAACCACCTGCTTTACCTGCATCCTGAGGTGATTCATATTCTACCAGATTTCCTGTATTATAGAGAACGGAACAATTCATTTTGTGATACACATTAGAGTCTTTTTGAGTAAATACATTATATGTTTTTCTTTCCAAAACAACTCCTTTATTTATGCCAGTGGAAGATGTTCTGTTTTCTCCTTTAGATTTGTCAGTCTTCAATACCTTCCGACGTTTCACCGTACGTACCGGACGTACAACATAGTAGTTGATATCATCGCTAATGTTACTCCAGTGCACGCTTCCGTTACCGAATTCTACGTCCCAGGCACCATCCGGCCCACAACTGTCGCCTGTCCAAATCCAACTTTGATTTATATCAAAAGCAGTATCTATATGCAGGCCATTAATCCTCTCACCCGGTTCTATTAAGGTTGCCGCTTCTTCTAAAGTCGGTAACCTCCAGTCATAATGGCCGGCATATCCTTTATTATTCAGTCTCTTTACCCATTTCTTCGCTTCTGACCATCCCATATATTTATCAGAGCCAGACTGGTGCCACATTAAGCCGGTTGCATTATCTATTACAACATTATCACCATTTAAATAACTTTTTTCATACTTATGTTTAATTGTACTGTAACCATAAAATCCCCATTTTTCATCACTACGAATTGAAATATATGGCATCGATTGTACTTCCGACACCGATAAATCAGAATAAAAAGAACGAAGCTCTACGTTTGATTCCTTAGCACCAATAACATCAACTATTTTACGTTTCTGGAGATCTGTTACAGGAGGCATTTCTGTATCTTCAACAATAAGCCATAGTTTTTCATTTTGCAGCATTGCCGAGGAGACTTCATCGCCTTTGAGCCTCTGTAAAATACCTGAACGCAACGGGCGCACAAAGCGAAAATTGAGGGTCGTATTCATCCATCCTACGCTACCTTTATGAAGCCGAACTTCCCACACACCTCTATTGATACCTATTGACCACACATCACTATCACCAGATTTGAAACTGTCGCCCGTCCATATCAATTTTTGTTTTTTATCAAATACAGAGTCAATGTATAGACCATCGTTATTCTTTGTCGATTCTAATAACGTTAAAGCCTCTTCTACGGTAGGCAATCTCCAGTCACTATATCCGGCATAACCTTTCTCGTTCAAATCAGTTAACCACGCACTTACTTTTTTCCAACCCAAATGTTTTTCAGAACCAGACTGGTGCCATGTTAAACCAGTAGAATGGTCCACTACAACCTGATCTCCATTTATAGTTTTTTCTTCGTAATTATGATTAACCGTACTGTGACCAAAAAAACCCCATTTTTTCACTTTTCGTATCGATTTATGAGGTAATTGTTGCACTTGAAAAGCCGTTAATTCAGTATAAGTCGAACGCAAGTGTATACCTGCTCCCTCTGTTGTCTGAATAATAGAAGAAGCAATAAAAATGAATATTTCTGCTAACGCAAATACTATTATTTTCTTTTTCATGCTATTTATTCATAATTAATAGGGAGGGTTATCATTTTTCTTCACAAAGAATGACAGGAAGGAGAGATGGATTAAATTCAGTAAAGCAGACATAGACCATCACATAAAGAAAACCAGAGAAGCTGTATACGATTGAAGGTTCTTCGCTTTGTTATAGAATAACAGAAACCCCGGCAGATTAACAAAATATCTTACAACATAACAGGAAGTTAAAGTACTATCCAATATATATCCAAATTAATTCTCAATCAAAATGATTTTTTTTGAGGTCAATCGAGAGATAGTTTCAGCGTAAGAGAGAATCACCTCTTTTTTAGGGTTTCTATCAAAATATAATTTGCCCAGCTCTTTACTGTTCAAACTCATCAGCCAATACCCTGCTCGAATTCCTTTACCCGTACCCCTTGCCGCTTCCCTCTGCATGGCAATAGTCTTACTATTACATACATTTTCCACTATAATTTCGTCTATTTTATCAAATTTAATTTTTTTTACCCAGATCTGGAAGAAGAATTTAAACCTGATGCAAATCTCCCCTAATTCTTTATCTACGACTATCTTTTTATCATAAAAGAGCAAAAAGAAACCAAGAAGAGGAAAAAGTATCAGTGTCCCAATAATAGCGAAAAAGAGGGCCTTATCTATAAATGAATTCGAATAGTAGAGAAGCCACAAATATATTGAAGCGGCTTTGTACATAATAAAAAAAACCACGCTTAGACCCAACATCATCACTCCCATTGCTTTGGGAAACCTGGAACGAGCCATAAGAACTTTGTTTTCATCTGTTTTCGTAATTTGTAATGTTACGACTAATCCCATAGACAGTTACCTTTCTTTGCGTGTTTTAACCGTGTAGATTTTAGCCGGTATCTAAAATGCGTCAACTAATTTTTAAAAAACATTGTTTTTTTATTTAAGAGGATTAGAATTATCACGTATCAGGAACACAGAAGCTGCGTATGGGGGTATCTGCGACACTCCCATTGCAAAAGGAGCCACAACTCCCTTTGTTTAAGGGGGATTAAGGGAGTTCTAATGAGCTGGCAAATATTTCTTTTGTGCCTGATACCACATGATATTTTTTCACGGACCCTAAATCGTGAGGAACTTAAAATCAATGAGTGAAATTACGTGGATTGAAGTAGATCTCAATGCGATTGAGCACAATCTTAAGAAAATTAAGAATAGAGTTGGATCGGAAACAAAAATCCTCGCCATTGTCAAAGCTGATGCATATGGACACGGTGCTGTCAAGGTCTGTCAGACTCTGGAACAAAATGGCACAGATATGCTTGGCGTGGCATATCCGGGGGAGGGGATAGAACTAAGAAAAAATAGCATTAATACACCCATACTTATACTGAACCCTGTTTTATCAGAACAGATAGAAGATGTTATACAACACTCACTTACAGCAACAGTAAGCAGTCTTGATATGGCTCATGAAATATCAATAACTGCAAAAAAATCTCAACGTAACGTAAAGGTTCACGTTGAGATAGATACTGGCATGGGAGGTGCGGGTCTTTGTCCCGACAAAGCTTTACATTTAATTAAAGCACTATTATTAATCGATAACCTGGAGATTGAAGGAGTGTTTACTCACTTCAACTCATCTGATGAAAGAGATAAATCTTTTACCTATGAACAAAATAGAAAATTTAAAGAAGTCATTAATCAGCTTGAAAATAATAAGATCATCATCCCATTAATACATGCCGCTAACAGTGCTGCAATACTAGATATACCTGATTCTCGATTTAATATGGTAAGGCCAGGGTTATTACTTTACGGTATATTCCCATCAAAACATGTATCAAGAAATATTGATTTGAAACAAGCCATGAGCTTCAAGACAAGGATAATTAACCTTAAGCAGCTCAACCCGGGAAGTGTGATTGGTTACGGCAGGACATATGAGATACAACGGCAGACAACCGTGGGGACAATACCAGTTGGCTACAAGGATGGATTCAACAGATGTTTTTCAAGCATTGCTAATGTGCTTATTAGTGGAAAGCGCGTCCCAATCATTGGCCGTGTCTGTATGGACAGGTGTTTCATAGATGTAACTAATCTTTCTGATGTAAAGATTGGAAGCGAAGTTTTACTACTGGGGACTCAGGACACCGAAACAATTTCAATAGAATCAGCAGCGAACTTAATAGGAACTATTCCATA
Protein-coding regions in this window:
- a CDS encoding MlaA family lipoprotein; protein product: MRKLVLLMCFFVLTMYTFNISLFAEDVTASRAQPAVNKSSGVNAVAADKSSDATNTSDIDGDIDYVDISMEATTFVKVKDSFQTYNRAMFTFNDKLYYYFFRPLSKGYKTVIPEVARLGVRNFFTNVRMPGRFFNCIFQGKFKGAGTEFSRFLINSTIGGAGFTDPAKKYFHLDLKDEDFGQTLGNYDLGPGSFLELPFIGPSNIRDAFGLIVDTVLDPVTLLSFVSPYATIGAKGYIAVNDISIDKGDTYEGLVENQIDPYIAIQDAYTQNRTKKIKE
- a CDS encoding efflux RND transporter permease subunit; translation: MTKPIIVIIVLVGVFSYLGYNARHFRIDASADSLILENDKDFKYYRKISKTYGSHSYMFITYKPDGGIFAPETLAKLASLRDKLKEIKRVSSVLTLLDVPLLRNPPVPIKELISNIKSLESPNVDLQLAREEIANSPIYQELLVSTDMKMTALMVHFAEDDEYDRILSRRGGLRQKLATNTITPAEHSELEALNREYRACKIRMDKERHSDIASVRRIMDGYREDAELFLGGISMITDDLITFVKNDLEVFGIGIIIFLIVALGIIFRKICWIVLPVLCCTLSVLAMIGILGIFGWEVTVISSNFISLQLIITMALTIHLIVRFRELQVDNPEWSQMELVKETVFSKFIPCLYTTLTTVAGFGSLLICDILPVINFGLMMSVGLVVSLVVTFFLFPAILCLLPKGKTREDRQFCGGFTRFLANVTQNYAKTVFIVTGLLVVMIVAGVSRLTVENSFIDYFRESTEIYQGLKVIDQNLGGTTPLDILVNFNETDQQTDQNANDISFANSDVIAEPGKEPGEVDELDEFEGNDGFGEFDEFDELYEEDNSDKYWFTSDKMAKIMKVHDYLDSLPEIGKVLSLGTMLKVAEQFTKGEPLDDFQLALLYTQLPDNFKDMALTPYISIPDNQARLTVRIKDSLKGLKRDNLLKKITSDMENKLGLQKRQYHLAGMMVLYNNMLQSLFSSQILTIGFVVLALMVMFTLLFRSIKIALIAIIPNIISAIAVLGVMGLAGLPLDFITITIAAISIGIAVDDTIHYIHRFKEEYQVDRDYMNSMHRCHGSIGNAMYYTSLTIIAGFSILVLSYFIPTILFGLLTSLAMFIALITALTLLPRLIIAFKPFGK
- a CDS encoding ABC transporter substrate-binding protein, translating into MKMISCFMLLFLLLSKVVVAEVETDAEKTLKSSVDKVFAIMLDKEMTMDQKKTKVIKITNTVFSFPLMAKLSIGKAHWSAFNDKQKGEFINLFTELFQGFYVDKLDLFSDEEVVFEPATMVKKKKIQIPTTLLSKGKKYSMLYKMSNTKEGWKVYDITIEGVSLVHTYRSQYTHILNSGDVEDLLAKMREKNKKKKIKSCNSNPRL
- the mqnC gene encoding cyclic dehypoxanthinyl futalosine synthase — protein: MNSTINRVIENICSQKRLSFEDGVNLIGSHDLIGLGTAADRLCQKLHPEQYRTYVVDRNINYTNVCTSGCTFCAFYRDNDHSDGYVLSKDEIFKKIEETISFGGTQILMQGGLHPDLKIEFYIDLLTSIKEKFDIHIHSFSPPEIMHLSELNDLSSKEILALLKNAGLDTIPGGGAEILTDRCRGILSPYKCSADEWLRVMREAHLSGIKSTATMMFGHIETLEERIVHLEKIRQLQDDTGGFTAFIPWTFQPMNTALFLSAEKMTGFKIGGFDYLRTVAVSRLFLDNIPNIQASWVTQGSKIAQLALKFGANDLGSTMIEENVVRAAGVDYRMSKEEMISLIEDLGFEAMQRDCYYNIISRNGKLTP
- a CDS encoding menaquinone biosynthetic enzyme MqnA/MqnD family protein, with the translated sequence MDKLKIGVVPYMNAKPFIYGFLKKADQIDIVYGVPSVLPEMLVNDELDLISMPSVGYFRSTGYEIIPGSAIASNGLVESVKLFIKVPSIEKIRTVALDRDSMTSCVLTKVILGKKYSLKPEYIVLEDKQKIYNEYADAFLVIGDDAMNVREEGFIVLDLGQEWKELTGLPFVYAVWVAKSGSGLQGLSKLIIDAKECGIKSLDEIADVEAARLGMKKERCLWYLKESIKYNLDEQEIRGLKSFYNYALEMGEVKDGVKIEFYNQ
- a CDS encoding DUF1566 domain-containing protein encodes the protein MKKKIIVFALAEIFIFIASSIIQTTEGAGIHLRSTYTELTAFQVQQLPHKSIRKVKKWGFFGHSTVNHNYEEKTINGDQVVVDHSTGLTWHQSGSEKHLGWKKVSAWLTDLNEKGYAGYSDWRLPTVEEALTLLESTKNNDGLYIDSVFDKKQKLIWTGDSFKSGDSDVWSIGINRGVWEVRLHKGSVGWMNTTLNFRFVRPLRSGILQRLKGDEVSSAMLQNEKLWLIVEDTEMPPVTDLQKRKIVDVIGAKESNVELRSFYSDLSVSEVQSMPYISIRSDEKWGFYGYSTIKHKYEKSYLNGDNVVIDNATGLMWHQSGSDKYMGWSEAKKWVKRLNNKGYAGHYDWRLPTLEEAATLIEPGERINGLHIDTAFDINQSWIWTGDSCGPDGAWDVEFGNGSVHWSNISDDINYYVVRPVRTVKRRKVLKTDKSKGENRTSSTGINKGVVLERKTYNVFTQKDSNVYHKMNCSVLYNTGNLVEYESPQDAGKAGGLPCNYCNP
- the alr gene encoding alanine racemase, producing MSEITWIEVDLNAIEHNLKKIKNRVGSETKILAIVKADAYGHGAVKVCQTLEQNGTDMLGVAYPGEGIELRKNSINTPILILNPVLSEQIEDVIQHSLTATVSSLDMAHEISITAKKSQRNVKVHVEIDTGMGGAGLCPDKALHLIKALLLIDNLEIEGVFTHFNSSDERDKSFTYEQNRKFKEVINQLENNKIIIPLIHAANSAAILDIPDSRFNMVRPGLLLYGIFPSKHVSRNIDLKQAMSFKTRIINLKQLNPGSVIGYGRTYEIQRQTTVGTIPVGYKDGFNRCFSSIANVLISGKRVPIIGRVCMDRCFIDVTNLSDVKIGSEVLLLGTQDTETISIESAANLIGTIPYEIACNIGTKTQKKMYT